CGACGTCCGGCTCGAGGTCGCTGCGGACCAGCGCCCCGACGCCCGCGCCGGCGGTCCAGCGCCAGGTGCCGGCCTGGTCGGTGAGGATCTCGTCGCGCACCTGCACGACGACGTCGACGTCCACCGCGTGGCCGCGCTCGGCGACGGCGGTCGGCAGGTCGACGAGGCGGACCCACAGGTTGTCGGCCACGCCGCTGACGCTCATCGACCGGAGCGAGGGCTGCCAGAGCGCGAGGACGTCGTCGGGTGCCACCCAGTACTCGGTACTGCCCATCAGGTCGAGGTCGACGAGCCGCTCGGCGAGCGCGAGGCGTGCCCCCGCGTCCACCGACAGGAGGAAGAAGACCCCCACCTTGCCTGCGGCGCTCCCGTCGTCCCACTTGGGCGTGCGGTGGAAGTAGGCACACCCGACGTCGTGGCCGTCGCGGGTCGCCCACAGCAACCGGGCCGGCTCTCGCTCCCCGCGACTCTCCGGGGTGTCGGTGAGCAGCCGCTGGCTGTCCTCGGCGCTGCGCACGAGGTGCCCGGGCAGGGTGGTCGCGCACTCGCGCGCGAGGGCGTGCCATCGCGCGCCCTGGTCCGGGCTCGCCGTCGTGGTCCTCAGGGTGGTGAGCTCGGCGATGTCGCGGACCGACTGCGGCGCAGCGAACTTCGTGCCCCGCGCGAAGCTGGACATCAGCTCGGAGCTGGCGACGCCGTAGCCGAACCGGCCGTAGATCCCCGGCTCGGACGCCTTGAGCACGGCGATCGAGCGCCCCTGCTCGTCACGGGTCCAGCGCAGGTGGTGGGCCATCATCGCGCCGAGCACCCCACGGCGCCGGTGGTCGGGGTGCACACCCACCCAGGTCAGGCCCTCTGCGGGGCGAAGGGAGGCGCCCCCCTTCGCCGTCGGGACGGACAGCTCGACGTCCCACGAGCCCGCGATGCCCGCTGGCTCCCCGTCACGGGTGGCGACGAAACCGGCCCGCCGTGGGGTGTCGCGCAGCGCATCCGCCCGTGGCACCCGGCCGGACGCGGACCAGACGAGCTCGTCGAGGTCGAGGATCTGCTGGACGGCTGCGTCGTCGGCGGGGTCGATGCGGGTGACGTGGATGTCGGAGGGCATGGCGTCACGCTCGCACCCGGATGACGGCGTCGCAACGGAGTTTTGGCGGCCTTCACGGGATCGGACTCGCGACCGGTCGCGTCGTCAGGTCGTCGACCGCTGCATCGCGGCGCTGCTGATCGGCCACCTTCCGGCGCTCGGCGGCCGCCTCCTGCTCCTGCCGGGCCGTGCGTTCCGCGGAGGTCTCGGTGAGCCGGTCGTAGCTCTCCTTGTGCTTCTTCGCCGCGTCGACCTGCGTGATGGTGTGGTTCGTCGCCCTCACCGAGTACTTGATGACCACGCCACCCTTGCGGACCCGGCCCGAGCCGGCGACCGCCGCCCAGTCGGTCGCGAAGTCGTCGATGAGGCGGGCACCGGACTTCTGCGCCACCGTGTCGCTGACCTTGTCCTTCAGCCTGACCTTCGACGTGGCCACCTGGTGTCGCGTGGAGACCTTTGCATTGGCCACGATCCGCTTGCGTGCGATCGGGTTCGTGGATTTGTCGGCAGCCTTGATCCCCCGCAGGCGCTCCGCACGGCCACTCCCGCGGAAGGTGTTCTTGGCGGCCACCTTCTTGCTCGTGGGGAGGACTGTGTTCAGGCCTGCGACGACGGTGCTCGCACTGACGTCCTTGTAGCTGCCCTCGCCGTAGACGACGCGGCGGCCGAGCTTGCCGATGGGATCCCCCACGCCGAGGACGGACATCGGCCTGAAGGTGGGGATCCAGTCGACGACCGGGTTGTGGACCAGTGAGCTGGTGCCCGTGCGGCTCGACTTCTCGAAGGCGTTGTAGGCCCTCGGGTCGGTCAGCTCCGGCGCCACGTCACCCAGCCGGGTCGCCACGGCGCGCTCGTCGGCACTGGCCTCCTCGGCCTCACGGGTGAACTCGCGCTTGTTGGTCTCTCTCGCGTTGCTCGCCGCCCGGTACTCCCGGTCGACCCTGGCGTACTGCGGGTCCTCGGGCGTCATCGTCGCCAGCGTCGCCTTGCGGTCCTGCGAGGTCGTGACGTTGTCGTCGTAGCGGGCACGGATGCGCGTAAGCGCGGCCTGGCTCGTCTCGAGCCGCTCCGCGTACGGACGGATGATCCGCTCGGTCCCGGCGAGCCGGTTGGCGATGGCCACGAGGTCGTCAGGGGTCGCGCCGACCTCGGCGTCGAAGGTGGTCCCCGCGCAGGAGTCCCACACCCCCTTCGTCGAGACCGTGCGCAGCATCGCGGCCACCGTGTGGATGTTGGCGGCCACGGTCTTCAGCTCGTCGGCCTCCGCACGGATCATGGCGGGGTCGCCCTCCTCGATGGTCCCCGGGTCGTAGAGCGCCATCAGAGGATCCCTCGGTTGCGCTGGTCGACGAGGTCCTCGGTCTCGACGTACCAGGACCCGGCGTCCTTGGCCAGGCGGGCCAGCTCACGCAGCTGCTTGCACACCCGCGTGCGCTCCAGCTCGTAGTCCCCGATGGCTCCCTCGTACGCGTTGGTGCCCTCGAAGCTCGGGAAGCCGAAGGTCTCCACGAGGTCGTTGTTGGCCTTGGCCGCCTTCTCCTCCAGGTAGTCGGCGATGCTGGACAGCTGCCGCCCCAGCCCCTCGATGCCCGCGCTGTCGATCGATATGCGTTGTCCGCCCATGCCCCGACGGTACGAAAGAACGCCGCTGGGCCCGTGGAGATTTCCACAGGCCCAGCGGCGCGGACCCTTCGAGACGGTTGCTGCGCAACCTCCTCAGGGATCCAGGAGGATCAGGCTCCTCAGGGAGCGTTGGTCACTTCGCGGCGGCGAAGCCCTCCTCGAGGTCGGCGATGATGTCGTCGACGCTCTCGAGGCCGACCGACAGACGCACCAGGCCGGGGGTGACGCCGGCGGCGAGCCGGTCCTCCTCCGGGCCCTGCGAGTGGGTCGTCGACGCGGGGTGGATGACGAGCGAGCGCACGTCACCGATGTTGGCCAGGTGGCTGTGCAGCGTCAGCCCCTCGACGAACTTCTTGCCCGCCTCGAGCCCACCGGAGATCTCGAAGGAGATGACCGAGCCGGCGCCCTTGGGCGTGTACTTCTGCGCGGTGTCGTAGCTGGCGCTGGTCGGCAGCGAGGCCCACGTGACCTTGTCGACCTGCGCGTGGCCACCGAGGAACTCGGCGACCTTGGCGGTGTTGGCCAGGTGACGGTCCATCCGCAGCGAGAGGGTCTCGATGCCCTGACCGATGAGGAAGGCGTTGAAGGGCGAGATCGCCGGACCGAGGTCGCGCAGCAGCTGGACGCGCGCCTTGAGGATGAAGGAGAGGTTGGCGCCCATGACGCCGTTGATCCCCAGGTCCGGGCCGTAGCGCAGACCGTGGTAGCCCGGGTCCGGCTCGTTGTAGTTGGGGAACTTCTCCGGGTCGGCCGCGTAGTCGAACTTCCCTGCGTCGACGATGACACCGGCGATGGAGTTGCCGTGGCCCCCGAGGAACTTGGTGGCGGCGTGCACGACGACGTCGGCGCCGTGCTCGATCGGGCGCAGCACGTAGGGCGTGGCGATCGTGTTGTCGACGACCAGCGGGACACCGGCGGCGTGGGCGGCGTCGGCGATGGCGGCGATGTCCAGGACGACGTCCTTGGGGTTGCCGATGGTCTCGCCGAAGAAGGCCTTGGTGTTGGGCTTGACCGCGGCCTTCCACTGCTCGATGTCGTGCGGGTCCTCGACGAGCGTGACCTGGATGCCGTACTTGGGCAGGGTGTGCTGGAGGAGGTTGACCGTGCCGCCGTAGAGCGCGGCGCTGGCGACGATGTGGTCACCGGCCTCGGCGAGGTTCATCAGCGCGAGGGTGGTCGCGGACATGCCGGAGGCGGTCATCAGGGCGGCGATGCCGCCCTCGAGCGCGGCGATCTTCTGCTCGACCGCGTCCTGGGTCGGGTTCATGATCCGCGTGTAGATGTTGCCGAGCTCCTTGAGCCCGAAGAGGTTGGCGGCGTGCTCGGTGTCCTTGAAGACGTACGACGTCGTCTGGTAGATCGGCAGGTTCCGGGCGCCCGTGGTCGGGTCGGGGGCCTGGCCGGCATGGATCTGCTTCGTCTCGAAGCTCCACGTGGACTGGTCGGTCATGGGTTCACTCCTGTGCATGGTGCGCGCTTGACCGTGGCGGACGCCACGGACCGGGTCGTCTCCCGGGGCACCCCACCGCGGAGGAGGGTTGCCGGCCAGCAAGCCGGGGCTGTGCGCTGGCGCTCAAGACCTGCTCCGATGATAGGAAACGAGCCGCGGGCCACCAGCCCTGTCTCACCTAGCGGGCGGAGTGTCCAGATCGCGCGCGGTGGATCCACCACAAGCCGACGAAGGGGAGGACCAGCGGCAGGTAGCCGTAGCCGGACCCGTAGTGGGACCAGACCGTCTTGTCCGGGAAGAGGCTCGGTTGCAGGTAGGACAGCGTCCCCACCGTGAGGACACCGACGGCCTCGACGAGGATCGCCCCGGTGGCCACGCGGGCACCGGAGGCTCCCCCCTTCGCCAGGGCAACGGTCGCGACGATGTAGATCACGGCCGCGAGGGCCGAGAGCACGTACGCCAGCGGCGCCCGGTCGAGGTACTCGGTGATCTGCAGGACCGAGCGTCCGGTCGCGGCGAGCGCGAGGACGCCGTAGACGGCGACGACGATGCGACCCGGCCCCGTGCCGGTGCTGACCTCAGGCCGGGCCACTGGTCTGCCAGATCTGCAGGATGCGGTAGGTCATGACGCCCACGGTGAAGGCGCCGGCGATGACGACGCCCATCGCCCAGCGGGTCTTCTCCTTCAGCGCGATGAAGACGACGATCGGGGGCAGGATCGGCAGGGTGAGGGCGTAGGCGAGCATCGTCGCGCCCTCCCCCGTGCCGGTGACCTGCCGGTGGACGATCGCGGTCACGACGGCGAGCACGACGAGGCCGAGCTCGACGACGGCGGTCACGAGGAGCAGCGCGTCGTCGACGAGCCGGTTGATCGCGAGGTAACCCAGGGAGAGGATCCCGAGCACGCCGACAGCGATCATCACGAAGGTGGTCAGAGGCACAAGCACCGGGCAAGGTTACCCAGCCCCGGCGGTGGGACCATCACGGCATGAGTACTTCGCGCCCCGGTGCCCAGCAGCTCATCGCCTCCGTGGTCGATGCCGACAGCCATGTCTCGTGGGACCAGCCCCTCGACCTGGACGGCCTCGACGACACCTATCGCGCGACGATGGCCAAGGCAGCCGAGCGCGCCGGCACCGACGAGTCGATCCTCACCGGGCGGGCCACCATCCGCGGTCACGAGGTCGCGCTCATCGTCGGCGAGTTCCGCTTCCTCGGTGGCTCGATCGGCCGGGCGGCCGCCGGGCGGATCGTCGCCGCCATCCGCCGGGCGACCACCGAGCGCCTCCCGCTGATCGCGGCGACCGCCAGCGGTGGCACGCGGATGCAGGAGGGCACACCGGCCTTCATGACGATGGTCGACATCTCGGCGGCGGTCGTGGCGCACAAGGGCGCCGGACTGCCCTATCTCGTGTACCTGCGGCACCCCACGACCGGCGGGGTCTTCGCCTCGTGGGGCTCGCTGGGTCACGTGACGATCGCCGAGCCGGGCGCGCTCATCGGGTTCCTCGGCCCGGTCGTCTACGAGACGGTCAACGGCGTGCCCTTCCCCGAGGGGGTCCAGCTCGCGGAGAACCTCGTGGACAAGGGCATCGTCGACGCCGTCGTCCCGGCCGAGGGGCTGGCCGACATCGCGGCCCGCGCGCTGACCCTGCTGTCCGCGACGACCGAAGGGAGCACCGCCGACCCGTCGGACCACCCCACGTGGCCGGTCGCTCCCTTCGTCTCCCGGCCGGAGCCGACCGAGCAGGAGATCGCCACCGTGTGGGCCGCGATCGAGACCACGCGACGGCAGGACCGTCCCGGCGTGCGTGAGCTGCTCAGGTACGCGGCCGACGACGTCATCCCGCTCAACGGCACCGGCTTCGGTGAGTCCGACAAGGGCGTGATGCTCGCGCTGGCCTCCTTCGGCGGGCGGCCCTGCGTGCTCGTCGGCCAGGACCGCCGCTACCAGGTGTCGGAGTCGATGGGCCCGGCCGCGTTGCGCGAGGCCCGCCGCGGGATGCGGATGGCGACCGAGCTCGGCCTCCCGCTCGTCACCGTCATCGACACCCCGGGCGCCGACCTCTCCCCCAACGCCGAGGAGGGCGCGCTGGCCGGTGAGATCGCTCGCTGCATCGCCGACATGACCTCGCTGACCGTGCCGAGCGTCTCGGTGCTGCTCGGTGAGGGAACCGGTGGTGGAGCCCTCGCGCTCCTCCCCGCACGACGGGTCATCGCCGCCGGCAATGCCTGGCTCTCGCCGCTGCCGCCCGAGGGCGCCAGCGCGATCGTCTTCAAGGACACCGACCACGCTCCCCTGCTCGCCGCCCGTCAGCGGGTGGGCGCCCGGCAGATGCTCGAGGACGGGCTGGTCGACGTCATCGTCGCGGAGTCCCCCGCCGCCCACGAGGACCCCGAGGCCTTCGCCGCCGCGATCGGGTCGGCCATCACGGCAGAGATCGATGGCCTGCTGGCCCAGGGCTAGTCACCCCGTGGCGAGGCGTGGTCACCCGGTGGCGAGGCGTGGTCACCCCGTCGCGAGGAGCGACTGCTGGTCCCACCGCGGCATCTCGGTGACCGCCTGGGCGGTCGCCAGGTAGGTGCCCAGCAGCGGCACCCCGTGCTCGCGGCAGCCGGCGATGGCGGCCTCGTGCCAGGCCCGGGCCTCGTCGTCGGGCTCGTGCCCGAGCGGTCGACCGATCGCGACGACCACCCCGCCCAGACGCTCGGCGAACTGCCCCACGACGAGGTCGAAGGGCCGCTGGTACTCCCCCGGCTCCGGCCCGACGATGTCCAGGTCGGTGATCGAGATCGGTTGGATCATCCGCAGGCTGTCGTCGCACAGCAGGATGCTCAGGCACCCTGTGGCGCGGTCGCTGTCGCGCACGACGAGGTCGACGACGTCGGCCGCGATGCTCGCGTCGGAGAGGGGTCGGGTGGGCCAGTCACTGGGCAGGTCTTCGAAGGTCATGCCCTTGATCATGGCCACGTCGAGCACGACGGCCGCGAGCTTTTCCACAGGCGCCCTCCGGGCACCCGGGGAGCGGGCGTGCCCTCAGCGGGGGTGGGTAGTGTGATCTGTGGCACGACGCCCCACCCAGTGCGTCTGTCGTCCGTGCGACCACCCCCAGCACCCAGGAGAGCCACCCGTGGCACTGAGCGTCTTCGACCTGTTCTCGATCGGCATCGGCCCCTCGAGCTCGCACACCGTCGGCCCCATGCGGGCCGCGGTGATGTTTGCCGAGAGGATGCGCGACGAGGGCCTGCTCCCCGACGTGCGTCGCGTCAAGGCCGAGCTCTTCGGGTCCCTGGGCGCCACCGGCCACGGGCACGGCTCCAACACTGCGGTGCTGCTCGGCCTGTCCGGGGAGCGCCCCGAGCTGTGCGACCCCCGCTCGGTCCGCGGCAAGCTGGAGCAGGTCCGCAGCGCCCGTCGGGTCAACCTCCTGGGCGAGCACGAGATCGACTTCGTCGAGGACGACGACCTCGTGCTGCACCGCCGCAAGTCGCTGCCCCTGCACCCCAACGGCATGACCTTCACCGCGTGGGGCGAGGGCGAGGAGCCGATCAGCAGCCACACCTACTACTCCGTCGGCGGTGGCTTCGTGGTCGGCGAGGACGCCTCCGGGTCGACCAAGATCGTCGCCGACACCACGCCCGTCGCCCACCCCTTCACCACCGGCGACCAGCTGCTCGCGATCTGCCGCGAGACCGGCCTGTCGATCGCCCAGGTGATGATGGACAACGAGCTGTCCTGGCGCACCGAGGCGCAGGTCCGCAGCGAGCTGCTGCACATCTGGTCGGTCATGCTCGAGTGCATCGACAACGGCACCCGGACCGAGGGCGTGCTGCCCGGGGGCCTCAAGGTCCGTCGCCGCGCGCCCCAGCTGAACCAGCGGTTGCGGTCCGAGGGCGACAGCACCGACCCCCTGCGCGGCATGGACTGGCTGACGCTCTACGCCCTGGCCGTCAACGAGGAGAATGCGGCCGGCGGCCGGGTCGTCACGGCTCCCACCAACGGCGCTGCGGGCATCATCCCCGCGGTGCTGCGCTACTACGTCGACTTCGTCCCGGGCGCCGATGACGACGGCGTCATCCGGTTCCTGCTGACCGCGGCCGCGATCGGGGTGATCTACAAGGAGAATGCGTCGATCTCCGGCGCCGAGGTCGGCTGCCAGGGTGAGGTCGGCTCCGCCTGCTCGATGGCCGCGGGCGCCATGGCCGCCGTCATGGGCGGTAGCCCCGGTCAGGTGGAGAATGCCGCGGAGATCGGCATGGAGCACAACCTGGGGCTGACCTGCGACCCCGTGGGCGGACTCGTGCAGATCCCCTGCATCGAGCGCAACGCCGTCGCCTCGGTCAAGGCGATCACCGCCGCCCGCACCGCGATGCGCGGCGACGGCTCCCACGTCGTCTCCCTCGACAAGGTCGTCAAGACCATGCGCGAGACCGGACGCGACATGAAGGTGAAGTACAAGGAGACCGCCCGCGGCGGTCTCGCGGTCAACGTCATCGAGTGCTGAGCGTCCGCTCCCTTCGCCCGGCATGACGGTCGCCGGGCATGACGAAGGCGGGCATGACGAAGGCGCCGCCCCGACGGGACGGCGCCTTCGTGCTGCTCGCTGGTCAGGCGATCACTTCTTGGTGATCGTCCAGTCGCCCGAGGCGGAGACGACCAGGTACTTCGTGCCGTCCTGGACGGTCGAGGTGCCCTCGTAGTTGTCGTACTCGCTGACGAGACGGTCCGGGTAGTCCGCGGCACCGACGGCCTGGATCTTGATGTCACCCATGAAGGAGTCCTTGGGCTGCGTGTACTTCACGCCGATGTCGGACTTCTTGCCGTCCCACTTGAAGACCTTGGCGCCGTCGCCCTTCTCGGAGGACCCGAAGGTCGGGGCCTCACCGATCTTCATGAACTTCACGCTCCACGAGCCCTTGGTGTCCATCTCGATCTGGGTGGTGCTCGTGTTGTAGCCCGTCAGGTTGTACGCGACGGTGCCCTTGTTGCTGTCGGTCGAGGAGAGGATGTACTCGGAGTTCTTGCCGTTGTAGTCAAGACCCTTGATCGTCAGGCTGTCGTACTTCTGGCCGTCGTAGGTGTACTCCACCAGACCAGGACCGTCGCCGGCCGGGACGCGCAGCTCCTCGGCGCCCTTGCCCGTGTAGGTGGTGTTCCACTTGGTGACCTTGGCGCCGGCCTTCTGCGTCGGGCCGTCCGTGGTGGTCGACGTCGTGGGGTCGCTGGTGGTCGTCGACGTCGTCGGGTCGTCAGTCGTCGTCGACGTCGTCGGGTCGGTGGGCTGGCTCGACGTCGACGGCTGGGCCGTGGTGGGGTCGTCGCCACCGCTACCGAGGACCTTGAAGCCGAGGAAGCCCAGGGCGAGGAGGAGCACGAGGCCCAGGACGCCGAGACCGGCGATCAGCGGGAGCTTGCTCTTGCTGGCGGGCTGGCCGGCTGCGTAGGACGGCTGCTGGCCGTAGCCACCGGCCTGCTGGCCGTAGCCGGGCTGCTGCTGCTGGCCGTAGGCGTTGGACTGGTCGTAGCCCTGCTGGCCGTAGCCGGCCTGCTGGCCGTAGGCGCTGGACTGGTCGTAGCCCTGCTGCTGCTGGCCGTAACCCTGCTGCTGCTGGTCGTAGCCCTGCTGGCCATAGGCGGAGGCGCCGTACCCGGCAGCCCCTGCAGCGCCGGCCGAGGAGCCGTAGCTCGTGCTGTCGGTGGAGATGGACTCCGTCTCGGGCGAACGGTCGGCGTTGGGGCGCACCCGAGTGGCCTCGTCGACCTCGCTGGTGGAACCGACGGAGTCCTGGCGGGTGCCGGTCCCCGTCGAGTCGGGGCCCGGCGCGCCGACGCCGAAGCCGTCAGGCGTCGCCTGCCGGTGCTCTGTCCATCCGTTGCCGTCCCAATAGCGAATCTGACCCTGATTGTCAGGGTCCTGATACCAACCGGCAGCCCAGTTGCTCATCGCAGGCCCTCTCCCGTGTCTCGTGAATGTCATCGTCTTGTGCGGGGCCCAGACTACCTGCGCTGCACCCCCGTGCCATGGGGAGAAGTCCCCATGCCGTGCCGACTTGCGTCAGTTCTGGTAACCGGCTCTGCGGTTGAAGTCCACGGCCCCTTGGTAGGCGTGGTACATGCCCCAGCCCCAGGCGACGAGCATCATCGGCAGCCCGATGAAGCCGATGATGATCCAGCCGAGGCAGATCACCAGGACGAGGCCGAAGACGTAGAGACCCAGGAACCCGACCCCTGCGCCCACGTCGCCGTTCATCATCGACCCGACGCCGGGGATGAGGAAGGAGACGACCAGCGCGATGGCCGGCTCCTTGCGGGCGACCGGGATCCCACCCGGGTAGGGCGGCTGCGGCGGCCCGAAGGGGGGTGCTCCCGCTCCGTAGGCCGGCGGCGGCGCGTAGGGCACGACCTGGCTCGCCGCAGGAGGTGCGGACAGCGGTGCGGGTGGCGGTGGTGGCGTCGGCGAGGGGGCCGGCGTCGACGACGAATGCGTCCACTGGGAGCCGTCCCAGTAGCGCCTTTCGCCCTCGTGCTCGTACCAGCCGGGCGCGTGTTCGTTCATGTTCTCCCCTGTGTCTACGGGGAAAGGGTACCTGCGGATCCCAACGCTCGCGCCACGTGCTCGGCTGCGGCACCGATCACATCGAGGTCCCCGACGACGACGAGACGATCGGTCGCGCGGGAGAGACCGACGTACAGGCGCTCACGGAAGCGGCCCATGGTCCCGCTCTCGTTGATGCAGAGCACGACGGCGCGACGCTCCATCCCCTTCGCGCCGAGGACGTGCCCGTAGAAGACGTCGTCGTTGTCCCAAAACGTGTCCCAGTAGCCGCGCTGCCCGAGCTCCTCCTGTCGTTCGACCTGGACGGGGTGCCGCCGGCCGGTGGTGAGGAGGGCTACATGACCGGGGTTCCACCCTTCGCCGAGCAGGAGGTCGACCTGGTCGTCGGCGACTCCCAGAGCGTCCTCGGAGGTCGCCGGGACGAAGACGACGTCCGGCCCGTCACCGCCCTCGAGACGCATCCGCAGCGGGGCGAGCGGTCGGAAGACCTCGGCGATCTGCTTGGTGTTGCGCAGGTTGTGGTCGAGGACGAGGGGCACGAGCGGGACCGGCGGGCGGCCGAAGCGGTTGAAGAGGCGCTGGTTCTCGTCGGAGTAGATGTAGAGGCCGCCCTCGCTCTCGTCGGTGAGCGCGCCGATGAGCGGCTGCCACCACGACTCGGCGAAGTCCTGCGCCTCGTCGACGACGAAGGAGTCGTAGCGCTCCCCCGGCGGCAGCCCGGCGGCCTGGTCCGCCATGAGCCGGGGCAAGGTCTCCTCCCAGTAGTCGGGGTCGTCGCGGGTCCCCGACGCGACGCCCCAGCGGTTGCCGAGCTCCTCGAAGGTGCCGACGAAGGCGGGCTGCCGGCGGCGCGGCCAGGTCGCCACCTCGCGCTTGAAGTAGGTCGCCAGCCCGATCGAGTAGCACAGCAGGGCCACCCGCTCTGCGGGTCGTGGCAGCTCTCCGGTGCGGCCGGCGCTCAGCTGTGAGGCCTGGGTGAGAGCGAGGACGGTCTTGCCGCTGCCGGCCCCGCCGCGGATCTCGACCCGTCGCAGCAGCCGGGTGACGTCGAGGATCATCCCCTGCTCCTGGGTGAGCCGGTCGGCGCGGGCCTCGCGCTCGTCGGCCTCGTCGACGACGGTCGTGATCGCGTCGGTCCCGCGGGCGGTAAGGATGTCGACGACGGTGTCGCAGTCCTCCTGGCTCGGCACCCGCAGGTGGGTGTCGAAGCCGAGGGGGATGTCTGCCAGCCGCTCGGCGAGACTCGCCATGTCGTCGCGGTCGTGGATCATCCACCGCGGGCAGTCGGGCAGGTCGAAGTCCAGACCCAGACCGACGAAGGGAGTGACCACCGCGTGCGCGATCCGCACCCTCGAGCGTGAGGAGTCGGCCCACCGACGGTCGGACTCCACGTACTGCCGGATCGCGTAGCGCGTGCTGCGCACCTGGTCCACCGGGTCGATGCGCTTGCGCTGGCCGCCGCGCTTGATCGACCACTGGCCGTCCTCGACGCGCACCCCGCTGCCCTTGACCTCGACGACGATCACCCCGATGTCCGGCATGACCACGACCAGGTCCGCCTCGTGGTCCTTGCGGGCATCGGTCAGGCGGAAGTTGGCGATCAGCGTGTCCTGCTGGCGAAGGGAGTCCCTCAGGTTTGTCCACACCACGCGCTCGGACTCGTTGGTGAACCTCGGGTCCTGTGGGATCAGGTGCGGCATGGGGTCAACGTATCGAGTTCCTCGCACCCCGCCATCCCCTAGGCTCCAGCGACAGTCAATCAGCAGGGGACGTGTTGGGGGAGCAGATCATGACGCAATTCAATGGACGACTTCGGGTGTCCACCTTCGTGGCCGCGCTGGCCGTCGTCGGCACGCTCGCAGGATGTAGCGACGCACCACCGGAGCGGGCAGGGACCGTCAACGAGTCCGCCAGCCCCGTCGAGCCATCGGCCGCCTCGAGTGAGGCGTCGAGCGAGGAGGTCGAGCTGGACGCCGTCGGTCGGCAGCTGACCGACGAGCAGGCCAAGGCCGCCCTGCCCGCCGTCTCTACGCTGCCGACGGGGTGGAGCGTGGATCCGGAGAACACCCTCAATGACGAGTCGGACGACGAAGACTCGAAGGCGACCATCGAGCCGGCCGAATGTCAGGCAATCATGGACGGCCTGTCCGACCAGCAGAAGGACGAGCCGACGGGCAAGGCCTCGCGCACGTACATGGCCGGCATGCTCGGGCCCTTCATGGGCGTCGAGATCAGCTCCTTTGCCGATGAGGTGCCTGACGACGTCTTCACGAAGACTCTCGACGCGCTCACCGCGTGCCCAGAGTTTACCTCGACGGAGGACGGGGTGGACACGACCTTCAAGACCTCCAGCCTGTCCTTCCCGAACCTCGGCGAGGAGTCGGCAGCGATCAGGATGGCGGCCACTGCGGACGGGATGCCGGTCGGCCTGGACATGGTCTTCATCCGAGCCGGCCACACGATCGTGACGGTGTCGACCGCGACCGTCGGCGCTGGGTCGGCCGGTGAGGCGATGGAGAAGGTCGCTCGTGCCACGGTGACCAATCTGGAAAAGGGCTGAGACGGGCGGCTCCGCTCGAGATCTGCGTTCGCCCCCTATGAAGGGGGCGAACCACCCTCATGCGGGAGGCAGGCTCGTCTCGAGGATCCTGCACACCTCTGCGACGTCGAGGCGAGGCTCCGCGGGCCGGGTCAGGAGCCTGGACAACTTCTTGGGCGAGAGCCAGTGAACCCCGCGGGTCGTGAAGGACCCGCCGATCCGCGGCCTGTCCGGACCGACAAAGCACAGCGCACCAGTGACGGGAAGTTCACCGACGACTCCCCGGACGAGGTCGATCTGCTTGAGGTTGTCATCGACGAGCTTGGTTTTGTTGCGCCGGCCGACGATGAGCTTGTCGACACGAGGACGCAGGATCCCCCCTTCGATCTCGAGACGAGGGCGCGCCTTGTAACGCTTGGCGTCGACGACCCAGATCCCGCTCGGCGTGATGACGAGGTGGTCGATGTTGGCTCGGGACCGCGGGATGCGACGGTCGTGGAGCACAGCGAGCGAGGGCGAGGCGAGGCCGTCCAGGTGGGCGCCGAGACGTTCCTCGCCGAGGGCCCCTGTGGCCCAGGCCGTGGTG
The genomic region above belongs to Janibacter limosus and contains:
- a CDS encoding nuclease-related domain-containing protein translates to MVTSRAGSSARREYERRKTKDEERLRQKWGRLGGVAVALSDERQSTTAWATGALGEERLGAHLDGLASPSLAVLHDRRIPRSRANIDHLVITPSGIWVVDAKRYKARPRLEIEGGILRPRVDKLIVGRRNKTKLVDDNLKQIDLVRGVVGELPVTGALCFVGPDRPRIGGSFTTRGVHWLSPKKLSRLLTRPAEPRLDVAEVCRILETSLPPA
- a CDS encoding DUF2510 domain-containing protein encodes the protein MSNWAAGWYQDPDNQGQIRYWDGNGWTEHRQATPDGFGVGAPGPDSTGTGTRQDSVGSTSEVDEATRVRPNADRSPETESISTDSTSYGSSAGAAGAAGYGASAYGQQGYDQQQQGYGQQQQGYDQSSAYGQQAGYGQQGYDQSNAYGQQQQPGYGQQAGGYGQQPSYAAGQPASKSKLPLIAGLGVLGLVLLLALGFLGFKVLGSGGDDPTTAQPSTSSQPTDPTTSTTTDDPTTSTTTSDPTTSTTTDGPTQKAGAKVTKWNTTYTGKGAEELRVPAGDGPGLVEYTYDGQKYDSLTIKGLDYNGKNSEYILSSTDSNKGTVAYNLTGYNTSTTQIEMDTKGSWSVKFMKIGEAPTFGSSEKGDGAKVFKWDGKKSDIGVKYTQPKDSFMGDIKIQAVGAADYPDRLVSEYDNYEGTSTVQDGTKYLVVSASGDWTITKK
- a CDS encoding nuclease-related domain-containing DEAD/DEAH box helicase; this translates as MPHLIPQDPRFTNESERVVWTNLRDSLRQQDTLIANFRLTDARKDHEADLVVVMPDIGVIVVEVKGSGVRVEDGQWSIKRGGQRKRIDPVDQVRSTRYAIRQYVESDRRWADSSRSRVRIAHAVVTPFVGLGLDFDLPDCPRWMIHDRDDMASLAERLADIPLGFDTHLRVPSQEDCDTVVDILTARGTDAITTVVDEADEREARADRLTQEQGMILDVTRLLRRVEIRGGAGSGKTVLALTQASQLSAGRTGELPRPAERVALLCYSIGLATYFKREVATWPRRRQPAFVGTFEELGNRWGVASGTRDDPDYWEETLPRLMADQAAGLPPGERYDSFVVDEAQDFAESWWQPLIGALTDESEGGLYIYSDENQRLFNRFGRPPVPLVPLVLDHNLRNTKQIAEVFRPLAPLRMRLEGGDGPDVVFVPATSEDALGVADDQVDLLLGEGWNPGHVALLTTGRRHPVQVERQEELGQRGYWDTFWDNDDVFYGHVLGAKGMERRAVVLCINESGTMGRFRERLYVGLSRATDRLVVVGDLDVIGAAAEHVARALGSAGTLSP